The segment ACTATATCGACGGAACATTCCCTGAAACGGGACGAAATGACCGCTGCCCCTGCGGCTCAGGTAAAAAATTTAAGAAATGCTGCGGCCAGTAGCGTTCGCCATTAACACAAGAATTGCTTCGACAGGACCCCCATCGCAATGCACCCGCAAACACTGCAACGAAAAGTTTTAAGAACAATCTGCCCGGATGCCAAAGGGCTGATCGCAAAAATCACCAACATTTGCTACAAGCACGAGCTGAACATTGTGCAGAACAATGAGTTCGTCGATCACCGTACCGGGCGTTTCTTTATGCGTACCGAGCTGGAAGGCATTTTCAATGACGCAACGCTGCTGGCCGATTTAGACAGCGCGCTGCCAGAGGGTTCGATACGTGAGCTGAATTCGGCCGGACGTCGCCGCATCGTTATCCTGGTGACCAGGGAAGCGCACTGCCTGGGCGATCTGCTGATGAAAAGCGCCTACGGCGGACTGGATGTTGAGATCGCAGCAGTCATTGGCAACCATGAAACCCTGCGCACGCTGGTCGAGCGCTTTGATATTCCGTTTATTTTCCAGAGCCACGAAGGTCTGACCCGCGACCAGCACGATAACAATATGGCTGCGGAAATTGATCGCTTTCAGCCCGATTACGTGGTGCTGGCAAAATATATGCGCGTACTGACGCCAGCATTTGTTCAGCGCTACCCCAATCGAATCATCAATATCCACCACTCGTTTCTGCCTGCTTTTATCGGAGCCCGCCCTTATCACCAGGCTTATGAACGTGGCGTCAAAATTATTGGCGCCACAGCGCACTACGTGAATGACAATCTTGATGAAGGTCCTATCATTATCCAGGAAGTGATCCACGTAGATCATAATTATACGGCCGAGGATATGATGCGTGCCGGCCGCGACGTTGAAAAAAATGCGTTGAGTCGCGCGCTTTATCAGGTGCTTGCCCAGCGCGTTTTCGTTTATGGCAACCGCACGATTATCCTGTAATGCCCTGGTCTGTCATGGCATAAAAGGCTTTTTTGACTGACAATGCAGCAGTCAGGGCAAAAAAGCGGCAAACGATTGATATTCGGGGCGCGCGGGGTTTACACCCGTATTTCATCTGATATGATGCGCCCCGCTTGAGTGAACAGAGCGAGCAAGGCCAGTGGTGGGGTTCCCGAGCGGCCAAAGGGAGCAGACTGTAAATCTGCCGTCATCGACTTCGAAGGTTCGAATCCTTCCCCCACCACCATTCGCACCAGCCGTATTGTTAGCGCTTTTCAGGCCATCCCAGCACCGCAAGGTAAAGGATGAGAAGTTTCAGATTTGATACTGTAATACGCTTCCCCTGGTGGGGTTCCCGAGCGGCCAAAGGGAGCAGACTGTAAATCTGCCGTCATCGACTTCGAAGGTTCGAATCCTTCCCCCACCACCATTACGACCTCCCCCGCTTAATCCAGATCTACACCTTTACCCACCTACATGCCGCACTTTAGCCGCAGTTTCACCTACACCTTAATAGCGATTGCTGATAGCGATAATAGCGATTGCTGATAGCGATGCAGGTGGAGCCATGTAGATAAGCAGATGACCGGGCGCCGGCTGAGCATGACGGATGACATATACCGCCAGACTCTGCTACCATCCGGGCTTATTCCTTCGTAAAGACGGCCTCCGCCATGAAATTTGTTTCTTTTAATATCAATGGGCTGCGCGCCCGTCCTCACCAGCTGGCCGCCATTATTGAGCAGCATCAGCCTGACGTCATCGGCCTGCAGGAAACCAAGGTTCACGACGATATGTTTCCGCTTGATGAGGTCGCCAGCCACGGCTACCACGTCTTTTATCATGGGCAAAAAGGTCACTACGGCGTCGCCCTGCTGACGAAAGCCGAGCCTCTCACCGTCAGACGTGGTTTCCCGGGAGATGAAGAAGACGCCCAGCGCCGCCTGATCATGGCCGAGATCCCCAGTCCGGCAGGAAATATTTTGGTGATCAACGGCTATTTCCCGCAGGGGGAGAGTCGTGACCACCCCACCAAATTCCCGGCGAAGGAAAAATTCTATCGCGACCTGCAGAATTTCCTTGAGACGGAGCAAAAGCCCGTGAATCAGGTACTGATTATGGGTGATATGAATATCAGTTCCGCCGATACCGATATCGGCATCGGGGAAGACAGCCGTAAGCGCTGGCTGCGCACCGGCAAGTGTTCTTTTCTGCCTGAAGAGCGGGAGTGGATGGACAGGCTGATGGGCTGGGGCCTGGTGGATACCTGGCGGGCGCAGAACGCTGAGGTCAGCGATCGCTTCTCGTGGTTCGATTACCGCTCAAAAGGCTTTGACGATAATCGCGGTCTGCGTATCGATTTGCTGCTGGCCAGCAGGCCACTGGCCGAACGCTGCGTCGCAACCGGTATTGACTATGACATTCGCGGAATGGAAAAACCCTCCGACCATGCGCCGGTCTGGGCGCAGTTTAATTTTGATTAGTCCGTTAATCTGACCGGGCGAATGCCCGGTTAATCGTTAGTTCTGATGTAGCGTTTGCCAGGTCAGGTTGTTAGTGCCGACCGAGCGTTCGTCGCGGCGGCACTGCAAAAGTACCCCTTCCATTTTCACCACCGATCCTTCGGTATAGCTGCGATTCTCCCAGGTACAGCAGCGCAGACACGGCGGCTGATTGCTGTTTTGCCCCTGCGTCCACGCCTCTGGCGGCATATCTACCACCACGCCGGTATTGTTTCTGCCTGCGGGCACATAGCCGCCGCCTGACCCGTATCCACTGCTGACGTCACTGCCCTGCCCGCCGCCAACGTGCAGGCTCTGACTGGTTGCCGCTGCCTGACCGCTTAACAGCAGCGCAGCAAACAGCATCACTACGGCATTTCTTCTCATTACTCAGTTTCCTTCGCTTTGGACGCCCTGCGACGCGCCGGTTTTTTACGATTTTCTGCCGCAGGAAGGCCACGGAATGCATGCGCGGCGGGCTGCTGCCGGGCCTGCGAAATCAGATTATGCAGCGTCTCTACCAGCGGCATCATAAAATCCTGATAGCGGCACTGCTTTTCACTGATTTTAGTCAGCGTGGACTCCCACTGGGCAGTCATATCCGGTCTGGCTGCCATCTCTGGCAGCGAGTGGATCAGCGCCCGCCCGGCGGGACTGGCATGAATATAGCGCCCTTTTTTAAACAAAAAAGCCCGTTTGAAGAGCAACTCAATAATCCCGGCGCGCGTAGCCTCTGTCCCTAAACCATCGGTCGCACGCAGCACTTTCTTTAGATCTTTATCCTGGACGAAGCGCGCAATACCGGTCATCGCTGAGAGCAGCGTGGCATCGGTAAAGGGTCTGGGCGGCTGTGTCTGCTTCGCCACCACTTCTCCGCGCTCGCAGAGGAGCTCATCCCCTTTTGCCACCACCGGTAGCGGCGTGCCGTCATTTTCCTCATCCCGTTCTTTACTGCCGAGCAGCGCACGCCAGCCCGCTTCGGCCAGAAATCGGGCCTTAGCCATAAATTTCCCGCCGTTGATATCAAGTTCAATCACGCATTTGCGGTAGACGGCATCAGGACAAAACTGCATCAGATACTGGGTGGCGATCAGCCGGTAGATACTGCTTTCATTTTCACTAAGGCGCAGGGTGCCGCCGCGTGCCGTCGGGATAATTGCATGGTGCGCATCCACTTTTTTATCGTCCCAGCAGCGGTTCTTGCGGTCGCTGTCAAAATCGGCAGGCGTTTGCAGATCGGGCTGGTGTACACCTATCGCGTTGAGAACGGCATGACGCCCGGCAAAGTGCTCATCCGGCAGGTAACGGCTGTCCGAACGAGGGTAGGTGATCAGCTTATGGGTTTCGTAAAGCTTCTGGCAGGTATCAAGCACGGTCTGCGCGCTAAGGCCGAAGCGCTTCGCCGCCTCGATTTGCAGCGCGGAAAGAGAAAAAGGCAGCGGCGCCGTGTCGTTTTCCCGCCTGTCGTTATAGCTGGTGACGTGGGCAGGCTGACCGCCAATACGCGCCACCACATGGTCTGCCAGCGGGCGATGCAGCAAACGCCCCTCCTCATCCTGCCAGGATTCGCAGGCATCGCTGGGCTGCCATAGCGCGACAAATCGCTCATCAGCGGGCGTGACGATATGCGCCTTAACTTCGTAAAAATCTTTTGGAACGAAGCCTTCGATATCTTCATCCCGCCGTACCACCAGCCCCAGAACCGGCGTTTGTACCCGACCTACGGACAGCAGGCCGTCGTAGCCTGCATTGCGCCCCAGCAGCGTGTAGGCACGGGTCATATTAATGCCGTAAAGCCAGTCGGCCCGCGCCCGCGCCAGCGCAGAGACGCACAGCGGGATAAATTCGCGATTTTCACGCAGCCGCCCCACCGCCCGTTCAACCGCCTGGGGGTTGAGATCGTTAATCAGGCAGCGCTGCACCTTTTCGCGCTTGCCTGCCGGCAGCGCCAGATAATCCAGCACCTCATCCACCAGCAGCTGCCCTTCCCTGTCCGGGTCCCCGGCGTGGATCACTTCAGTCGCCTGTTCCAGCAGCGTCTTGATCACATTGAGCTGTTTTGCTACCGAAGGCCGCGGCTGTAGCTGCCATTTTTCCGGGACAATCGGCAGATCGGCCAGCGACCAGCGCGCATAGCGGCTGTTATAGCTGTCCGGCTGCGCCTGTTCCAGCAGGTGCCCGACGCACCACGTCACCATATTATCCGGTCCGCAGGCAATGTAGCCCTCGCCCCGGCGGTGCGGCTTAGGTAATACATCCGCTATCGCGCGGGCAAGGCTGGGTTTTTCGGCAATAAACAAACGCATGCGAAATGACATCCTGCTTAACTTACAATTTCTGTTACTGAACGCACGGCGTACCGCGGCATCAGTTCACCCGGTGTCGCCCTGTGGCGTGCACCTCAACTGACCCGCGACGCGGGCGCGGGTATCATGGCCCGCAATGGTAACCTGTCAGGCTAAGCGTGGTAAGTCCGGGCGCATAATTGCCGCTCCGTTTGCTTATTATCGCGACAAATTGCAGAGCGGGTCACAAGCCTGCAGGGATTGTGACCCGCTGTCACTCAGAAATAACTGACAAATGGAGCGGTGTCGGGCGGAAGAACGGTAGTGGAAGATTTGAGCTGGGGCGTACCAAGGTACAGAAAACCCACCAGGCTATCCTGCTCGCGGCAGCCAAACGCCTCGCGCACCGCCTGATGCTCAGTCCAGGCACCGGTACGCCAGACGCCGTTAAACCCCTGCGCCAGCGCGGCCATCTGCATTGCCATCACCGCACAGCCTGCGGAAACCACCTGCTCCCAGCGCGGGACCTTCGGATGGTCTTCGCAGCGCGCTACAACGGTGATGATCATCGGCGCGCGAAACGGGGACTGTTTTGCCTTTTCAATGGCCTTTAAATCCATATCATCCTGACGGGCCGTCGTTTCCAGCAGCTGGCTGAAGCGCTCGCGTCCTGCGCCTTCGATAATGCTAAAGCGCCACGGCTGGAGCGTGCCGTGGTCGGGCGCGCGCATACCGGCACGAAGGATATTCTCCAGGGCTTCACCCGCAGGCGCCGGTTCACTGAGCCGCGAGGCAGAACGACGGTTAACCACTAAATCCAGCGCATCCATAAATTTCTCCTGATAATGATTCTGATTTAGCAGAAACTAGCACAGGATGATGATTTGTTACAGCATGGCGCTTTTTCCTGCTGACAATAGCGCCCTGGCTAATTAGGATGTCACCAACCTGCTCCGGTTTCGCCGTTCGTGCGCTCTTGCACCCGGTGAAACGGGCTTTTTTACCGCGATTATGGAGATAATATGCGCACTTTGTGGCGAGCAATCGCTGGTTTTTTTAAATGGACCTGGCGACTGCTGAATTTCGTCCGTGAGTTCATTCTCAATCTGTTTCTGGTGGTATTGATTCTGATCTGTATTGGAGTTTACGTTCAGTTCAGCCGCCCTGCCACGCCGGAACAATCCCCTAAAGGCGCACTGATTGTTGATCTGAGCGGCACGGTGGTCGATAAGCCCTCCGTCAGCAATAAGCTCAGCAAACTTGGTCGCCAGCTGCTGGGTACCAACAGCAACCGCCTGAAGGAGAATTCGCTGTTTGACGTAGTGGATGCCATCCGCCAGGCGAAAGGCGATGCCAATATTACTGGCATGGTGCTCGATCTGCGCGATTTCGCCGGTGCCGATCAGCCCTCGCTCCAGTATATGGGTAAGGCCCTGCGCGAGTTTCGCGACAGCGGTAAACAGATTTACGCCACCGGTGACAGCTACAGTCAGGCACAGTACTACCTTGCCAGCTTCGCCAATAAAATTTATCTCTCCCCACAGGGTACGGTGGATATCCACGGTTTTGCCACTAACGGACTCTACTATAAGTCACTGCTGGATAACCTGAAGGTCTCATCACACGTCTTCCGCGTGGGGACCTACAAGTCGGCCGTTGAGCCGTTCCTGCGGGATGATATGTCTCCGGCAGCGCGCGAGGCGGACAGCCGCTGGATGGGCGAACTGTGGCAAAACTATCTCAATACCCTGGCGGCCAACCGTCAGATCACCCCGGATCAGGTTTTCCCGGGTGCGCAGGGCCTGCTCGATGCACTACAGAAAACCGGCGGCGACACGGCTGAATACGCCAAAAATGCCCGGCTGGTGGATGAGTTAGCCTCGCGCTCAGCGGTTGATCAGCAGCTGACGAAAGTTTTCGGCTGGGATAAAGAAGCAAAAGATTTCAACGGTACCAGCATCTACGACTATCAGGTCAAAGATCAGCAGTCAGCCGACGGCAATATCGCGGTAATTATGGCTAACGGTGCGATCATGGATGGCGACGAGACGGCGGGCACCGTGGGGGGTGATACCACCGCGATGGAAATTCGTCAGGCACGTCTGGATCCGAAGATAAAAGCCATTGTTTTCCGCGTTAACAGTCCCGGCGGCAGCGTAACAGCCTCCGAAACCATTCGCGAAGAGCTGGCGGCGGCGAAGGCCGCAGGTAAACCGGTGGTCGTCTCCATGGGCGGCCTGGCGGCATCGGGCGGCTACTGGGTCTCCACCCCGGCCAACTACATCATTGCCAGCCCGAACACCCTGACCGGCTCGATTGGGATTTTCGGCGTGATTAATACCGTCGAAAACTCACTCGATGCGATTGGCGTTCATACGGATGGCGTGTCTACCTCGCCGCTGGCCGATGTGGCCACCACTAAGGCGCTCCCGCCTGAAGTTCAGCAGATGATGCAGTTGAGCATTGAGAACGGCTATAAAAACTTCCTTAATCTGGTGGCGCAGGCCCGTAATAAAACCCCGGAGCAGATCGACCAGATCGCTCAGGGTCACGTCTGGACGGGCAGCGATGCCAAAGCAAACGGACTGGTTGACGCGCTGGGCGACTTTGACGATGCCGTTGCCAAAGCGGCCGAGCTGGCTAAGCTGAAACAGCCCCAGCTAAACTGGTATCAGGACGATCCGGGCATGCTTGATATGCTGTTCAGTCAGATGGATGTCTCAATTCGCGCCGCGCTGCCTGATGTCCTGAAGGTGTGGCTGCCCGCGCCGGTTATGGACACCATGGCGGCAATGAGGGATCAGCCCGGCCTGTTTGATAACCTTAACGATCCGCAAAATCGCTATGCCATCTGCCTGACCTGTGGTCAGGTGAAATAACCCGGTGGCAGCCCGGCATCACGTCGGGCTGCCTTTACCCCTATTCCTGTCATGCGCCTGTACGACAGGCCAGAGCTTATACATGCAAAAGAAATCTATCTACGTGGCCTATACGGGTGGAACCATAGGCATGCAGCGTTCTTCCCAGGGCTATATTCCGGTGTCTGGGCATCTGCAGACCCAACTGGCAAATATGCCCGAGTTTCATCGCGCCGAAATGCCTGACTTTACCATCCATGAGTATCAGCCACTGATTGACTCATCGGATATGACCCCGCAGGACTGGCAAATCATCGCCGATGATATTCGTCAGAACTACCATCGCTATGACGGCTTTGTGATCCTGCACGGCACCGATACCATGGCCTTCACCGCGTCTGCGCTCTCTTTTATGTTGGAAAATCTCGCCAAGCCGGTAATTGTGACAGGGTCACAGATTCCGCTTGAGGAACTCCGCTCCGACGGACAACAGAATCTGTTGAATGCACTCTTTGTGGCGGCGAACTTCCCGATAAATGAAGTATCTCTGTTTTTTAACAATACGCTTTATCGCGGTAACCGCACGACCAAGGCACATGCCGACGGTTTCAATGCGTTCGCCTCACCCAATCTGGCCCCGCTGCTTGAAGCCGGTATTCATATCCGCCGTCTGAACACCCCGCCAGCTCCCCACGGCGAGGGTGAGCTGATCGTGCATCCGATTACCCCGCAGCCGGTTGGCGTGGTGACGATATATCCCGGTATCTCAGCCGATGTGGTCAGTAATTTTCTCCTGCAGCCGGTAAAGGCGCTGATTCTGCGCTCGTACGGTGTAGGTAATGCCCCCCAAAACCCTGCCTTCCTGAAGGAGCTTAAAGAGGCTTCCTCGCGCGGGATAGTGGTTATCAACCTGACTCAGTGTATGTCCGGTAAGGTCAATATGGGCGGTTATGCCACCGGCAACGCGCTGGCGCTTGCAGGGGTGATCAGCGGTTACGATCTGACCGTCGAGGCGACGCTGACCAAGCTCCATTTTTTACTGTCACAGGGCCTTTCGAGCGACAGGGTACGTCAGCTGATGCAGGTTAATCTGCGCGGCGAACTGACGCCAGACGAGAAATAAGGAACCATAATGAAAACGCAGCAGGCACTGTTACTCATTGATTTACAGAATGACTTTTGTCCCGGCGGCGCGCTGGCCGTGGAGGAAGGTGATGCGGTTATCGCCGTAGCAAATCAGGTTGCGATGCGTTTTCACCAGCGTGGTCAGCCGGTGGTCGCCACGCTCGACTGGCACCCGCATCACCACGGCAGCTTCGCCTCAAATGCCGGAGAAGTGCCCTGGACCATGGGGGAGTTGGATGGGCTGCCCCAGGTCTGGTGGCCCGATCACTGCGTTCAGGGGAGTAAGGGGGCAGAGCTGCACCCTGAGCTTAATCGCAGCGTGCTCGTCAAGCAGATCTATAAGGGAACGGATCCCCGCACAGATAGCTACAGCGCCTTTTTTGACAATGGCCAGCGCAGCCAGACCGGCCTGGACAGCTGGTTAAAATCGCAGGGGGTGACGGCGCTAACGGTGATGGGCCTGGCGACCGATTACTGCGTGAAATATAGCGTGCTGGACGCGCTAAGGCTGGGCTATCGCGTCAGCGTGGTTGTCGCAGGGTGTCGGGGTGTGAATCTGGAAGCGGGTGACGGTGAGCGGGCGCTGGCGGAAATGGCGGCCAGCGGCGCGCTGCTTATCAATGCTGATGGGGCGGAAGGAACGCTCCGGTAAAACCTGCTGCCGGGATTTAACCGGGGATCGTGGCGTAAACCAGCGACAATTATTCCTCCAGGAATAATTTATTGCAGCTTAATGCGGGTGACGTTGTCATCCACAATGCCAAACGCTTCCTTAAGCTCTCTTTTGCTTTTTGTCACCATCTCGCCACCCTTGCCAATGCTCATATGCTGCGGCTGCTCATTATATTTCGCCTGCCACATCATCACCAGCTGCAGGCTGTTCTCTTTCTGCGCATCCGTCAGCGCGACGCCGTCGGCCCATTTACCCGTTTCAACGGCAGTCAGCAGACGCTGGTAAACATCCGGCGTCATGGCATTAATCATCTCATCCAACACCATTGCCGCTATCCTTTAATGTTGTTGCCTTCTTCGTCAGAAAAGCTTAACGAAGCGGAATTGACGCAGTAGCGCTCGCCCGTAGGCTGAGGACCATCCGGAAATACGTGCCCCAGGTGGGCATCACAGCTGCCGCAGCGAATTTCGATACGCTGCATACCGTGAGTGTCATCTTCAATATAACGAATAGCATCATCGCTGACGGGCTGGTAAAAACTGGGCCAGCCGCAGCCGGAGTCGTACTTGGTTTCCGACAGGAACAGCGGCGAATTGCACACCAGGCAGTGATACAGCCCTTCGCCTTTGTTATGCAGCAGCTTGCCGGTAAAGGGTCTCTCGGTACCGCGCTCCTGGGTCACATAACGCTGTACTTCGTTCAAATCGGTTTCTGGGTTCAGATGTTTGTTAGCCATATCGATACTCTCTGGCGGTGTGTTCTGGATAATGTCTATCATTCTAACAAATACATAACAACGTCAGGGGATTTTTTCGCTTACAGAGATATCTGAAAGTAAAAGCAGACGATTATGTGATTCAGATCACTCTTTGATACCCCTGCCCCTTTATATTCGTGCAGGAAGGCCCAAGATTAGGTTCTAACGGGTGCCGCGAATCATGCTTTCAGATAAATTATTCCTGCTCGCTGGTTTGATTTGTCGCAACAATTGAAGCGATTCCGCTTGACGCCTGGTAAGGTTTTTGTAATTTTACAGCCAACCTTTTATTCACTAACCAATAGCTGGTGGAATATATGACTATCAAAGTAGGTATCAATGGTTTTGGCCGTATCGGTCGCATCGTTTTCCGTGCTGCTCAGCAGCGTTCTGATGTAGAAATCGTTGCAATCAACGATCTGCTGGACGCCGAGTACATGGCTTACATGCTGAAGTACGACTCTACCCATGGCCGTTTCGACGGTACTGTAGAAGTCAAAGACGGCCACCTGGTTGTTAACGGCAAAACCATTCGTGTTACCGCTGAAAGAGATCCAGCTAACCTGAAATGGGGCGAAATCGGCGTTGACGTTGTTGCTGAAGCAACCGGTATCTTCCTGACCGACGAAACCGCACGTAAGCACATTCAGGCTGGCGCGAAGAAAGTCGTACTGACCGGTCCTTCTAAAGACAACACCCCAATGTTCGTTATGGGCGTGAACCACAAGTCTTACGACGGCCAGGACATCGTTTCTAACGCATCCTGCACCACTAACTGCCTGGCACCGCTGGCAAAAGTGATCAACGACAAGTTCGGCATCGTTGAAGCGCTGATGACCACCGTGCATGCAACCACTGCAACCCAGAAAACCGTTGATGGCCCGTCTCACAAAGACTGGCGTGGCGGTCGTGGCGCATCTCAGAACATCATCCCTTCTTCTACCGGCGCAGCAAAAGCCGTAGGTAAAGTGATCCCTGAGCTGAACGGCAAACTGACCGGTATGTCTTTCCGCGTCCCTACGCCAAACGTCTCCGTGGTTGACCTGACTGCTCGTCTGGCTAAGCCTGCCTCTTACAAAGAAATTTGTGATGCAATCAAAGCGGCTTCTGAAGGCGAACTGAAAGGCGTTCTGGGCTACACCGAAGATGACGTGGTTTCTACCGATTTCAACGGCGAAGTTCTGACTTCTGTATTTGATGCCAAAGCAGGTATCGCCCTGAGCGACACCTTCGTCAAACTGGTTGCCTGGTATGACAACGAAACGGGCTATTCAAACAAAGTTCTGGATCTGATCTCTCACATTGCTAAATAAGCAGCTGAAAGACTAATCAGGGCGACTCCGGTCGCCCTTTTTTTATCGGCTTGAAAAAGGTTTCCTCATGAGCGAAAAACTCTTTTCCCTGGCGGTTACTGACCAGATCACCCCCTATATTTCGCAGAGAAAAATAGGCGACCTGCCCCTTTTAACCATTGTTCATCCAAAAGTCAGGGCGGCCATCACCTTACAGGGCGCGCATCTGATTGCCTGGCAGCCTGGTAGTGAAAAGCCCGTTATCTGGCTGAGCGAGAAGACAGCCTTTACCGCAGGGAAAGCCATCCGGGGCGGCGTGCCTGTCTGCTGGCCGTGGTTTGGTCCGGCAGGTGAACCCGCTCATGGCTTTGCGCGTAGTCTGCCCTGGACGCTGTCAGCACACGATGAGAATGAAGAGAGCGTGATGCTGACCTTCGTGCTGGAAAGTGACGAGCGCACGAAAAAGCTCTGGCCGCATGATTTCACCCTGATTGCGCGCTTCCGCTTCAGCGATCGCCTTGAAATTGAACTGGAGGCGCACGGAGACTTTGAGGCAACGGCCGCGCTGCACAGCTACTTTAACGTTGCCGACATCGCCGGTGTTGAAGTGAGTGGGCTTGGCCACCCCTATATTGATAAGGTCAGTGACGGGGCTGAGGGAAACTCTGCATCCGGCAGGCAAACCTACCCCGATCGGGTCGATCGCGTGTATACCCAACCTGAAGACTGTAGCGTTATCACCGATACTGTCGGTCAGCGTACCATCGAAGTCTACCACCACCACCATAGTGACGTTGTCACGTGGAACCCTGGCCCTGCACTGTCATGCAGTATGGGAGACATGGCCAATGAGGGTTATAAAACGATGGTGTGCGTGGAAACAGCGCGTATCTCATCCGCAATGAAGAGTTCGGGCGAAAGCCCATCCCGGCTGGCTACCACCATTAAAGTGCGTAAAAACGCCTGACGATACGCAGTGAGGCGGTAAAAAAGTTACCGCCTGACCAGGCTTTAATCCCTTACTGCCTTACCTTGCACCCGATCGGGTTTGAATGCCGCCAGGCGCGACCCTGCGCTGGCTCGGCTTAGACGACGTCGAGCGCGACCTTCCCGGTGGGCGGTGGAAAGGCCTGGTCCATCAGCGCCAGCTCCTCCCTGTTCAGCACCACCTTCAACGCAGCCGCATTCTCGTCAACGTGTTGCACCGATCCTGCTTTGGGAATAGCCATGACGCCCTGCTGGCGAATAACCCAGGCCAGCAGCAGCTGGGCTACACTGATGCGCTTTTGCTGTGCAATCTCCGCAAGCACGCCGTTATTCATCAAATCGTGACGCAGACGCCCCGCCTGCGCCAGCGGGCAGTAGGCCATCACCGGAATGCCGCGCTGCTGGCACGCAGGCAGAAGATCGTACTCAATTCCGCGCGAGGCCAGGTGGTAAAGCACCTGGTTAGCCGCGCAGCCCAAGCCCCCTTCTTCTGTCAGCAGGTCCTGTAGATCACTCTTATCGAAATTGGATACGCCCCAGTGCCGGATTTTACCCGCCTGCTGGAGTTGCTGCATGGCGGTGATGGTTTCCTCCAGCGGGATGCTGCCAGGCCAGTGAAGAAGATAGAGGTCGAGATAATCCGTTTTCAGCCGACGCAGGCTGCGATCGCAGGCTTCAATGGCACTCCCGGCCCCGGCATTCCAGGGATAAACTTTTGAGACCAGCCAGGCCTTGTCCCTTCTTCCCTGCAATGCTTCGCCGACCACTTCCTCTGCTCCGCCGTCTGCGTACATTTCAGCCGTGTCGATTACGCTAAGACCCAGTTCGAGTCCGTGCTGCAGGGCAGCGACCTCTGATTTACGCTGGCCGCTATTTTCCCCCATATACCAGCTTCCCTGGCCGATGGAAGGCAAGGTTATCTCTTTTGAAAAGTTTACGGATGAGCTCATGCATACCTCCTGCACTCTTTTGGGGGTGACTATCATGCAAAAGGGCGCAGAGCGCCCTTTTTTGATGCGATAACAGGCGATCAGAACGTGTAGCTAACGCCCGTCCACAGCATGACCTGAGCGTTATTGTCGACCATTGGGCTGTCTTTCACTTCGCTGCTCAGACGGGTATAGCGGCCTGAAAGCGATGCGTTCCAGCTCTGATTAATCGCATATGCGGCGGTCAGCTCCAGATAGGGGCTCCAGCTATCGTCTGCGTCATAGCTGCTAAGTCCGCTACGGCGCGACTCGCGTTTGGAGACGCCATAGTAGTAGTCATTTTGATTTTCACTGCTGTACAGCGCACCAATACCCGGCGTCAGGCTCAGATCGCCAATCTGGAAGCGATAAAGATAGGCCAGATCCCAGATAATGCCATTACTGTTATCCAGCAGATCGCCCGCGACCACGGTGCGTACG is part of the Erwinia sp. HDF1-3R genome and harbors:
- the purU gene encoding formyltetrahydrofolate deformylase, which translates into the protein MHPQTLQRKVLRTICPDAKGLIAKITNICYKHELNIVQNNEFVDHRTGRFFMRTELEGIFNDATLLADLDSALPEGSIRELNSAGRRRIVILVTREAHCLGDLLMKSAYGGLDVEIAAVIGNHETLRTLVERFDIPFIFQSHEGLTRDQHDNNMAAEIDRFQPDYVVLAKYMRVLTPAFVQRYPNRIINIHHSFLPAFIGARPYHQAYERGVKIIGATAHYVNDNLDEGPIIIQEVIHVDHNYTAEDMMRAGRDVEKNALSRALYQVLAQRVFVYGNRTIIL
- the xthA gene encoding exodeoxyribonuclease III, producing MKFVSFNINGLRARPHQLAAIIEQHQPDVIGLQETKVHDDMFPLDEVASHGYHVFYHGQKGHYGVALLTKAEPLTVRRGFPGDEEDAQRRLIMAEIPSPAGNILVINGYFPQGESRDHPTKFPAKEKFYRDLQNFLETEQKPVNQVLIMGDMNISSADTDIGIGEDSRKRWLRTGKCSFLPEEREWMDRLMGWGLVDTWRAQNAEVSDRFSWFDYRSKGFDDNRGLRIDLLLASRPLAERCVATGIDYDIRGMEKPSDHAPVWAQFNFD
- a CDS encoding DUF1496 domain-containing protein gives rise to the protein MRRNAVVMLFAALLLSGQAAATSQSLHVGGGQGSDVSSGYGSGGGYVPAGRNNTGVVVDMPPEAWTQGQNSNQPPCLRCCTWENRSYTEGSVVKMEGVLLQCRRDERSVGTNNLTWQTLHQN
- a CDS encoding DNA topoisomerase III, coding for MRLFIAEKPSLARAIADVLPKPHRRGEGYIACGPDNMVTWCVGHLLEQAQPDSYNSRYARWSLADLPIVPEKWQLQPRPSVAKQLNVIKTLLEQATEVIHAGDPDREGQLLVDEVLDYLALPAGKREKVQRCLINDLNPQAVERAVGRLRENREFIPLCVSALARARADWLYGINMTRAYTLLGRNAGYDGLLSVGRVQTPVLGLVVRRDEDIEGFVPKDFYEVKAHIVTPADERFVALWQPSDACESWQDEEGRLLHRPLADHVVARIGGQPAHVTSYNDRRENDTAPLPFSLSALQIEAAKRFGLSAQTVLDTCQKLYETHKLITYPRSDSRYLPDEHFAGRHAVLNAIGVHQPDLQTPADFDSDRKNRCWDDKKVDAHHAIIPTARGGTLRLSENESSIYRLIATQYLMQFCPDAVYRKCVIELDINGGKFMAKARFLAEAGWRALLGSKERDEENDGTPLPVVAKGDELLCERGEVVAKQTQPPRPFTDATLLSAMTGIARFVQDKDLKKVLRATDGLGTEATRAGIIELLFKRAFLFKKGRYIHASPAGRALIHSLPEMAARPDMTAQWESTLTKISEKQCRYQDFMMPLVETLHNLISQARQQPAAHAFRGLPAAENRKKPARRRASKAKETE
- a CDS encoding NAD(P)H nitroreductase, whose product is MDALDLVVNRRSASRLSEPAPAGEALENILRAGMRAPDHGTLQPWRFSIIEGAGRERFSQLLETTARQDDMDLKAIEKAKQSPFRAPMIITVVARCEDHPKVPRWEQVVSAGCAVMAMQMAALAQGFNGVWRTGAWTEHQAVREAFGCREQDSLVGFLYLGTPQLKSSTTVLPPDTAPFVSYF